The Rhodopseudomonas palustris genome window below encodes:
- a CDS encoding nucleotide sugar dehydrogenase, whose protein sequence is MPSNLASSPGQQKRRRIAVVGLGYVGLPVAVAFGRAGVPVVGFDIDATRIDELRTGRDRTNEVNADELSAAPVRYTADPTDLADCDFHIVTVPTPIDLAKRPDLSALTRASETVGRALKRGAIVVYESTVYPGATEEHCVPVLERASGLRAPDDFTVGYSPERINPGDRQHRFETIQKVVSGQTPETLDVVAAVYGLVVKAGIYRAATIKVAEAAKVIENTQRDLNIALMNELSVIFHRLGIDTADVLAAASTKWNFLPFMPGLVGGHCIGVDPYYLTHRAEIAGYHPEVILAGRRINDGVGARVAEECARLLMLRGVTQGRVAVLGITFKEDVPDLRNSKVVDVIRGLQRFGLTVAVHDPHADPADAQHEYGIVLQRLQDLAPADAVILAVSHRDYLERGWDLIRELLRDGSGVVVDVKSRVDPAMRPEGVTLWRL, encoded by the coding sequence ATGCCTTCGAATCTCGCCTCGTCACCGGGTCAGCAGAAACGGCGTCGCATAGCCGTCGTCGGCCTCGGCTATGTCGGCTTGCCGGTCGCAGTGGCCTTCGGGCGTGCCGGCGTCCCGGTTGTCGGCTTCGACATCGACGCGACGCGGATCGACGAACTCCGGACCGGCCGGGACAGGACCAACGAGGTGAACGCCGACGAACTCTCGGCCGCGCCGGTTCGCTACACGGCCGACCCGACCGACCTCGCCGATTGCGATTTCCACATCGTCACGGTGCCGACGCCGATCGACTTGGCGAAGCGGCCCGACCTAAGCGCCTTGACGCGCGCATCTGAGACGGTCGGGCGCGCTCTCAAGCGCGGCGCCATCGTCGTGTATGAATCGACGGTCTATCCCGGCGCCACGGAGGAACACTGCGTGCCGGTCCTTGAACGGGCTTCGGGCCTGCGCGCGCCGGACGATTTCACGGTCGGCTACAGCCCCGAGCGGATTAATCCGGGCGACAGGCAGCATCGCTTCGAGACGATTCAGAAGGTGGTGTCGGGGCAGACTCCGGAAACTCTGGACGTGGTAGCCGCGGTGTACGGCTTAGTGGTCAAGGCCGGGATTTACCGCGCCGCGACCATCAAGGTCGCCGAAGCCGCCAAGGTGATCGAGAACACGCAGCGGGATCTCAACATCGCCCTGATGAACGAACTGTCGGTGATCTTCCATCGACTCGGTATCGATACGGCAGACGTCCTCGCCGCCGCCAGCACCAAGTGGAATTTTCTGCCGTTCATGCCAGGCTTGGTCGGCGGTCACTGTATCGGCGTCGACCCTTACTACCTCACCCATCGCGCCGAGATAGCCGGCTATCACCCCGAGGTCATATTGGCCGGCCGCCGGATCAACGACGGCGTCGGGGCGCGCGTGGCCGAGGAGTGCGCCCGCCTGTTGATGCTCCGGGGCGTCACGCAGGGACGCGTGGCGGTGCTGGGGATCACGTTCAAGGAAGATGTGCCTGACCTGCGCAATTCGAAAGTAGTCGACGTAATCCGCGGCCTTCAACGGTTTGGTCTGACAGTCGCTGTGCACGATCCTCACGCCGATCCTGCCGATGCGCAACACGAATATGGCATCGTGCTGCAACGTCTGCAAGACTTGGCGCCCGCGGACGCGGTGATCTTGGCGGTCAGCCATCGCGACTATCTGGAACGAGGTTGGGACCTAATCCGGGAATTGCTCCGGGATGGAAGCGGCGTCGTTGTCGACGTCAAATCGCGGGTCGATCCGGCCATGCGGCCGGAGGGCGTGACGCTCTGGCGGTTGTGA